Genomic window (Isachenkonia alkalipeptolytica):
TATCATAATTTTTTATTTATTGACAATTCTATTTGATGGCAGGATGACAGGGATGACAGCGGGACGGAGTTTTTGTCATCTCTCAACTTTTTCGAGGCACAATCCCTCCTGGAAAACAAAGGCGGAAACCGGTGCGATCCACCCTGCTCAAAGCATAAGTAAAGAAACCAGTGGCGATGCACTACATTCCTTTTTCACTGTGATCTACTAGGAACTTATATACCGTATCCGCGATAGCTTCTGCCCGTTGCTGCTGCGTAATCGGATCAATGATTCCTTCCAACTCCTCTAAATTGGTCATAAATCCTGCCTCAACCAAAACTGCCGGATGCACACTCCGTCTTGCTACAAAATAAGGGGCATCAATGGCTCCGCGATTCCATAATCCGGTCTCGGCCAAAGCCTCCGCTAATTCTTCTGCTAAAATCCCGCTGAGCACCGCTTCTTCAGAAGGGTTTTCTTCAAAGGGTTCTAAAGAATCATGGGTGGGATTGGAGAATGCTTCATTTCCCTCAGCATCGTAGTAGACATAGTTTTTCCGCCCTTCCTCATTCCCCACTTCTCCGATCAATTCATAGACCTGTTCTCCATCCTCCGTACGTAAATAGGCGCTGTCTACAGAAATCAGCGGTCGATAAGTACTGTAAAACACGGTAACCCCTCTTGCTTCTGCATGTATACTGCCATCGTGATGAATGCTCAGGAACAAATCCGCCTCCATCCCGTTGGCGATTTTCATACGCTTTGAAAGACTTAAATCATAATCCTCGGAGTAGTGCCGGGTATACTCCAGGGTGATTCCCCGATCCTCCAGTTCCTTTGCAACTTTTTCCGTCAGTTGATTGTTCAGATCCTTCTCATCATATCCAAAGGCCTGTCTCCCAGTCTCCGTGCCGCCATGTCCTGGATCCAGGATCACCACGAAATCTCTTTTCTCTTGATCCTCTTCTCCGGCTCCCCCGATTACATTTTCCGCCCCCTTGCCAACATCTTCTTCCACTATGATCGGAGCTGCCACACTTTCTTCCTCCCCCTGGCATCCCACACCAAATACTATCATCAATCCCAAGATCATAATCCCTATCCATCGAACTCCCAGTGTTTTTTTCATTTTCTTCGCTCCATTTCTTATTGGTGAGTAACAAGGATGACAGCGGGACGGAGTTTTTGTCATCTTTTTGGAAACTGTCCGCCTCAATATCTCCGTTAATTTTCATAGGTACAACATCCAGGACCCAGATTCTAAAAAACACCTCTAAAAAGATCTCAAAATAACCCCTAGAAACCTTCTATTTAAGAGCTTTTTGAATCACACCTCTTCCAATCCCCAAGGCCTTTTCCATTTGCCGGATACTGGCTCCCGTTTCTTCCTTGAATTTTTTAATCCTGGCATTCCTGTCGGTTATGGAAATCCCCTGCAACTCCTGAAATCTCCGATTGCATTCCATGAAATTTTTGATTCCTTTTTCCGTGATCCTCTTCTTATCGATGAAATCCATGCATGGATCCTCCAAGGATTCCTGATGAAATCGCCGATATTCCTCTTTATTGGAAAATCGATGCCACAAAGGATTGTCGTCGAAGTCATCATCCACGTATACGGGGTTTTTTCTGAGATACTCGCCGTAGCTGCTCCAGGGATAGTCTCCAATTTCATTTACCAGCCCGGCCTTCAAAGGATTCTGATGGATGTAGCGAAAAACCGTATACAGATAGCCTTGATCATTTACCGCTTCGCTTTTGAACCGCCCTTGAAACAAGTGTCCCACCCGGTCATGGGTGGAATTGTGGTACTTTGCATAGCCAACGTTGATCCGCCTTACGGTGTTTCCGATCTCTTCGCCCCCCTCTTTCAATAGGAGATGGACGTGATTTTGCATCATACAGTAGGCCAGGACCTTCCCGTCACTTTTTGCTTTAGCTCTTTGCAGTTGAATCAGAAACTGCTTATGATCTTGATTCTGCAGGAATATGAAGCGTTTGTCAATACCTCTCATCATAATATGGTAAATTCCGGTACTGCTTTTCACTCTGGCATTTCTTGGCACACCGATCCCCTCCTTGGTTTGTTTGGAGATTGCGTTTTCCCAATCTCTGTTGGTCTCTCCCATCCAATGGGCTGTTTTCTGTAACCGTTGAATTTGGATAGATGACAAAAACTCCGTCCCGCCGTCACCTCAAACGTTGAATTTGGGTAGATGACAAAAACTCCGTCCCGCTGTCATCTGCCTCTTAATTATAATATGATTTAAGAGAAAAAAGGTCGCCGGGGAAGCGACATCGAATAAAAAAACACCCTAGAGAATGAATCTCTAGAGTGCCAGCTTCTGTTAACCTACTTTTCAAAGGTTCCTTTAATTGCAATTTCTTTTTCCCGGATCATCACTTGGTTCATGGCGATGACGGTGTCAATTTCCAGGGATTCATGATCCAAAAGAACCAAATCCCCGTCGAAACCTTTTTTGATTTCTCCTTTGTTTTTAAGCTTAAGAATGGTTGCAGGGTTTTTCGTAATGACGGCCAGGGCCGTGGCAAGGTCTAAGCCTTCGCTGAGCACTGCGTCCCGCACCTCTTCATACAACGAGGTTACTCGGCCCACTTGCAGTCCGATGTAATTCCCCTGCCGGTCAAAATCCGGAAGGCTTCCCTGCCCGTCGGAGCTAAAGGTGATCTGCTCCAGTTTGATTCCCAATTTCAGGGCTCTTACCAAGGCCTTGGAGCACTTCCTTTCTCCCTCTTCCAAAAACCTCTTCGTTGTGGAGGTGGTAAAATCCATTAGTCCCCCTT
Coding sequences:
- a CDS encoding N-acetylmuramoyl-L-alanine amidase family protein; the encoded protein is MKKTLGVRWIGIMILGLMIVFGVGCQGEEESVAAPIIVEEDVGKGAENVIGGAGEEDQEKRDFVVILDPGHGGTETGRQAFGYDEKDLNNQLTEKVAKELEDRGITLEYTRHYSEDYDLSLSKRMKIANGMEADLFLSIHHDGSIHAEARGVTVFYSTYRPLISVDSAYLRTEDGEQVYELIGEVGNEEGRKNYVYYDAEGNEAFSNPTHDSLEPFEENPSEEAVLSGILAEELAEALAETGLWNRGAIDAPYFVARRSVHPAVLVEAGFMTNLEELEGIIDPITQQQRAEAIADTVYKFLVDHSEKGM
- a CDS encoding transposase, producing MSSIQIQRLQKTAHWMGETNRDWENAISKQTKEGIGVPRNARVKSSTGIYHIMMRGIDKRFIFLQNQDHKQFLIQLQRAKAKSDGKVLAYCMMQNHVHLLLKEGGEEIGNTVRRINVGYAKYHNSTHDRVGHLFQGRFKSEAVNDQGYLYTVFRYIHQNPLKAGLVNEIGDYPWSSYGEYLRKNPVYVDDDFDDNPLWHRFSNKEEYRRFHQESLEDPCMDFIDKKRITEKGIKNFMECNRRFQELQGISITDRNARIKKFKEETGASIRQMEKALGIGRGVIQKALK